Proteins encoded in a region of the Fundulus heteroclitus isolate FHET01 chromosome 2, MU-UCD_Fhet_4.1, whole genome shotgun sequence genome:
- the nts gene encoding neurotensin/neuromedin N isoform X1 — protein sequence MVPAGNYFRALLACMLLLCLTCGALCTDVDQEQRALAEELLTSLFTSKVKNNRQSAPYWHVSMTNLCRLVAGLRQEAWSGEEEEEEVSELSEGSLQLLGELYSLQHICRALQSQEERLLRDSVEYSEENSDAPLKRKSPYILKRQAAHNTKSRRPYILKRSSAY from the exons ATGGTGCCGGCTGGCAACTACTTCAGA GCACTGTTGGCTTGTATGCTCCTTCTCTGTCTCACGTGCGGCGCTCTCTGCACAG ATGTCGACCAGGAGCAGCGAGCGCTCGCAGAAGAGCTCCTCACCAGCCTCTTCACCTCTAAG GTGAAAAACAATAGGCAGAGTGCCCCCTATTGGCATGTATCAATGACCAACCTCTGCAGGTTGGTGGCTGGCCTGCGGCAGGAAGCGTGGagcggagaggaggaggaagaggaggtttCCGAGCTGAGCGAAGGGAGCCTCCAGCTGCTGGGGGAGCTGTACAGCCTGCAACACATCTGCAGAGCGCTGCAGAGCCAGGAGGAGAGG CTACTCCGAGACTCTGTGGAGTATTCGGAGGAGAACAGCGATGCTCCCCTGAAGCGAAAATCCCCGTACATCCTGAAGAGACAAGCCGCACACAACACCAAGTCACGGAGGCCTTACATCTTAAAGCGTAGCTCGGCTTACTGA
- the nts gene encoding neurotensin/neuromedin N isoform X2, which yields MQALLACMLLLCLTCGALCTDVDQEQRALAEELLTSLFTSKVKNNRQSAPYWHVSMTNLCRLVAGLRQEAWSGEEEEEEVSELSEGSLQLLGELYSLQHICRALQSQEERLLRDSVEYSEENSDAPLKRKSPYILKRQAAHNTKSRRPYILKRSSAY from the exons ATGCAGGCACTGTTGGCTTGTATGCTCCTTCTCTGTCTCACGTGCGGCGCTCTCTGCACAG ATGTCGACCAGGAGCAGCGAGCGCTCGCAGAAGAGCTCCTCACCAGCCTCTTCACCTCTAAG GTGAAAAACAATAGGCAGAGTGCCCCCTATTGGCATGTATCAATGACCAACCTCTGCAGGTTGGTGGCTGGCCTGCGGCAGGAAGCGTGGagcggagaggaggaggaagaggaggtttCCGAGCTGAGCGAAGGGAGCCTCCAGCTGCTGGGGGAGCTGTACAGCCTGCAACACATCTGCAGAGCGCTGCAGAGCCAGGAGGAGAGG CTACTCCGAGACTCTGTGGAGTATTCGGAGGAGAACAGCGATGCTCCCCTGAAGCGAAAATCCCCGTACATCCTGAAGAGACAAGCCGCACACAACACCAAGTCACGGAGGCCTTACATCTTAAAGCGTAGCTCGGCTTACTGA